The DNA sequence GGCGCGCTGATGGGGGAGTCGTTTCACGCCACCGCCGGCCCCGCGCTGCTGGCCGTCTGGCCGATCAGCGAACCGGTGAGCGTCGCCCACTACATGGCGGTCGGGGCGGTGATGTTCGTCGCCGGCGTCGTCTGCATGGCGGTGAAGCGCAACGCCCTGGGCGTGCTGATGGGGATCGAGTTGGTGCTCAACGGTGCCAACATCAACTTCGTCGCCCTCGCGTCTCCTTACCTCCGCGGACTCGGCGATCCGAGCGGCGGGCTCGGGCTCGATGGGCAGGTGACGGCCCTGTTCGTGATCCTGCTGGCGGCGGCCGAGGCCGCGGTCGCCCTCGCCATCACGCTGAATTTCTACAACAACCATGCCACCGTCGACGTCGACCGTGGCGAAGACCTCAAGGGGTGAGGCCGCGCCGGAAGGCGGGTTGCCGCCGTCCGGGCGATTCCGATCCCGCCGCACCGCCTCACGACATTCCATGGACGCTTCGTCGACCCTGCCGTTCCTCCTCGGCCTGGCTTGGCTGGCGCCCCTGGTGTCGTTCGTCGCGATCCTGTTCTACGGGCCGCGGATGGGGCCGCACGGGCGCGACGCGGCGCGGCTCGCGACCGCGGCGATCGCCACGTCGCTGGTGCTGTCCCTGCTCGCGGCGGGCGTCTGGGTTTCCAACCACCCCGTCGTCGCGGTTTCCCATGGCGGCGCGGACCATGGTGCCGTCGGTGACGACGGCGCCGCCGGCCCAGGCGGGGCCGGCGACGGACATCAGGGAGCGGCCGCGGGGGGCGAATCGGCCCACGGGCACGCCGACGACGGCCATGGTGCCGGCGGTCACGGTGCGCCGCTGCCGCCGTCGTACAGCGGCGATTGGTACACGCTCTACGAGGCAGGGGGCCTCACGCTGTCGATCGGGTGGTGGATCGACGCCCTCACCGTGTTGATGTTCGTGGTCGTCACGCTGATCGCGACCTGCATCCACGTCTACGCGTCGGGCTACATGCACGACGAGCTCCACGGCGTGACCGACCACGAGGTGACGCTCGCCGACGGCCACCACCTCCACCGGCCGGGGCGGTTTCCGCGGTTCT is a window from the Planctomycetota bacterium genome containing:
- the nuoK gene encoding NADH-quinone oxidoreductase subunit NuoK, coding for MGESFHATAGPALLAVWPISEPVSVAHYMAVGAVMFVAGVVCMAVKRNALGVLMGIELVLNGANINFVALASPYLRGLGDPSGGLGLDGQVTALFVILLAAAEAAVALAITLNFYNNHATVDVDRGEDLKG